The Bosea sp. 685 DNA window CGGCGCATGCGCAGCCTTCGCCAGCCGGGCGATGCCGTCTGCGCCTGCCTCCATCGTGAGGGCGCGCTCCCGCACGGCTTCACCGATAGCCGTCAGACGGCAGGCCCGCGGCAGCCGGTCGACCAGACGGACGTCGAGCGCCGTTTCGAGCGCTGCGAGCCGCCGGCTCACTGTCGCATGATCAACCTTCAGCTTGCGGGCCGCTCCTGAGAGCGTGCCGCACTCGGCCACAGCCAGAAAGTGGCGGATATCTTCCCAGTCGGTCATCTGTGCGAATTCCCAAGGATGACTCGCAGATATACCGAATTTTTGCAGAGAGCGCGCGGGCCTAGCTTGGGTACCGAAACCGGCCTGCCATCCATGGTGGTCAGATGACGCCGATGGCAGAGCCGACACGGTATCCAGGAGAACGAAACATCATGCCAGGCCAACGTTTCGGAGTCGGCATCGTGGGCTTGCAGCCAGGCCGGAGCTGGGCTGCAAGATCCCATGTGCCTGCGTTGCGCGCGCTCTCGGACAGCTTCGAGATCATAGGCGTCGCCAATTCGAGCAGGGCGAGCGCCGAAGCGGCCGTTGCCGAGACCGGGCTTTCCCACGCCTTCGACACTGTCGCGGAGCTGATCGCGGCGCCGGAGGTCGACATCGTGACCGTCGCCGTAAAGGTGCCCCCTCACTTCGAGATCGTGAAAGCGGCCATCGCAGCGGGCAAACACGTCTATTGCGAATGGCCGCTCGGCAATGGCCTGGCCGAGGCAGAGGAGATGGCCGCACTGGCGGAAGCAAAAGGCATCCTGGGTGTCGTCGGTACACAGGCGCCGTTTGCGCCGGAAATCGCATATCTGAAGCAGCTTATCGCGGACGGCTTCGTCGGAGAGGTGCTGTCGACCACGATTGTCGCATGGGGCGGCGCCCTGCAGGGCGGAGGCAGCATTCCCGACAGGAAAACCTATGGCTATCTGCTGGATCGCAGCAATGGCGCCACCATGCTGACGATCCCGGTGGGCCATACGCTGGCAGCGCTTACGAGTGTGCTCGGATCCGTCACGGAGGTTTCGGCGGCGCTGGCGACGCGGCGCCCAACCGCGCTTGTGGTCGACACTGGCGAGATCATGCCCGTATCCGCCCCTGACCAAGTCCTCATCTCCGCAATGCTG harbors:
- a CDS encoding Gfo/Idh/MocA family oxidoreductase, with product MAEPTRYPGERNIMPGQRFGVGIVGLQPGRSWAARSHVPALRALSDSFEIIGVANSSRASAEAAVAETGLSHAFDTVAELIAAPEVDIVTVAVKVPPHFEIVKAAIAAGKHVYCEWPLGNGLAEAEEMAALAEAKGILGVVGTQAPFAPEIAYLKQLIADGFVGEVLSTTIVAWGGALQGGGSIPDRKTYGYLLDRSNGATMLTIPVGHTLAALTSVLGSVTEVSAALATRRPTALVVDTGEIMPVSAPDQVLISAMLSGGVPVSLHYRGGEPRDGDGLFWEINGTKGDIRVSGPSGHTQMVQLSLKGIRGEETAFRPIEVPTSYRAGWPDDVEPSNVARVYAGMAHDLRHGTRTTPRFDDAVAVHRVIAAIERAAESGRRVTL